The genomic segment GCCAGCTCTATGATGTTCAACCACAGGGGATGAACCGTCACCTGTTGGCTTAGTCTCGACAAGTTTCTCACTACTCGGCCTATTCGGTTTATGTCACATTCTTAGATGTTTGATAAGATTAGTGGTGTTGAACTGTCGAGCGATATGCCTACTTCCATTAGCAACACTAATACTAGCAGTGCTGCTGACAGTTGCCTTTACAGTGCACCAAAACATCAGCAGACTGGGGGAAATAGACCGCCGCAGCTTTCTTCTGCTCCTCAAGCGAGTGACAGAAAACGGTGCTGCTAACAGTGGGCGTAGCCTAATTATGCCGCGGCTGCATATTTCGAGGCACCGAAATCACGTTGTATTTCGGTCTGGTTACTACCGTTAATATTTGCCCCGGTGCCATACTAGCACCGAGTTTCAGTACTCAACCTAGGCAGAAACCAtgctattctgcatgactgtttggttaactttgcctgaacgctaaaacaaatgaaatgacagcctccgttttgtaaaaggcattaggctactaactttgcacattgaacatgataGCATGGAGGACGGGCTGAAAGTAGTGACAAACTTGAAGCTGAGTAGTTCTAAACTGCGAGAAAGGGCGAGCGCTCCGCTCAGCTGTTGCAACGTTGCAATAGAATGTCTGCTACAAaaattgtggtgtctcgcagcgcatTTGCAGAATGCAGACGCATAATAACTCAAATAATGCaggagtcccttaatcttattttatgttgctaacattggaaaactttcattaaaaatatgatatttcaagaaaGGTGAAAATATATGAAAGTTAAATTTGAATATGAACACTGGAGCGCAGCTCCGTTTagctgtccctccgaggtgaggaggcggagctgcgctccggagggctccgccccaatttaaaccctgcaCATATCTGTgatgggtgttttgaaaggtgcaatagataaataaattattattattattattgacccTTCGAGGAGTACCATGGTCGCTTAACAAGGTATCGTgtctagtgcatgtgtgtgcgtacatgtaggtcaggggtccccaaactaaggcccgggggccggatgcggcccgccaggcccctttgaccggccctccacctctctgcatctcaccatttgaactgcgaCAAAaacgcaatcctcacagaaaaaaatatcaaatatatattttaaatattttatcttgtttatcaacaggccttcctacagtttcattttcactaacttagtgtgaatcaccagaagtttcttgtcttgatgtaCTCACTCAATTCtcttgcaaatcacttgtaatgatgagctattttgtgctagaaattatgaatgaaggaagcgaaggacagcactcttcagattgttctctgtttattcgactacaaacgtttcaggcagagcccttcttcagtgtgtaatggcgattgccgtgctagaaattatggctatagttatatatatatatatatatatatatatatatatatatatatatatatatatatatattggcctagtatacagcccacatgattgatcccggcccctgatcacagtcaggaactatgatgtggcccccagagaaaaaagtttggggacccctgatgtaggtgaatgtgcttgtggaactagcagccataagcctccaggaaaagatgttttaaggtgttgtttaaacatgGGCAGTCAAGGGgcgttctggatgtggtcgggcagattgttccaaagaataggagcagctacatggaaggctctatcactggtggccttgagcctggtatgaGGGAGGACCAGCTGGCCCTTGAAAAAGGACCACAGGGaccttgaggggtcataggggtgaaggaggtctgtgaggtagtggggtgccagaccatggagggacttaaACATTGTACACATACTCCAGGGCCGCTGCATCCTGTGAGACACCACtaaacacacctccaccacctacaAGCACAGTGTAATACatattgggtaaggatgaggtgaAAAGAATATTACCATGTCTCCACATTATAAAGATAACAACATCAAGACATAGGTGTAAAAACCTCATATGTAGCATAGCAGTATAGACAGTCATCGTATTAACCGGAGGGAAGGAGGTTGTGGgttgggggttggtggtggttgaTGGGGGTGTTGCAGTTAAGACAGAGGACACGTTCAAGGTATGCAActgtatgctaatttgatgatgtTGCCACATATATAATCACGGCATATTTCATctttaccaatgcacatttcaccacaatttcattcattctttttattTCACATTGCTGGAAATCAAATGCAGAAAATCACTCAAGCAGGTACATGCCCTCAGCCACACTCTCTCACAACCAGTCACACTTAGTCAGTCAATTCACTCGTGCACGCACTCAGGCGCGCAATCGTTTCGGACCACTCagcaaacaaaacagcaacctgtCCAAGGCGGTCCCAAGTAGGAGATCGCCTGGCTACCTGTACACACAAAAGTACAGAAGCAGGTCGGGGAACAATCGCTGATTAACTCATAATAAAGTCACAGGATATCAACCTACCATGGGCAACGGGCACCAATTTCTAATTCACAGGCACGGGGGGAAGAGGGCGCATTGACAGCGACACACACTGGGCAAGTATTGTAGGATTCAAGGTGAAGACTGGTAGCCTACATACCATAACACCAGGCGGTGGTAAGGGAAGCTCAGTTAGGTCAAAGCGGCGCGGATAGGGACGCGCAGACAACCCCACGCAACTGGCATATTCCGTGACGAGTCGGCATGCACAGACTCGCTGTTAACCGAAGAAATGGTCACCACACAAATCAGATCTTCCTCTTCCTTGCAGTAGCATGCGCAACGCCTCTTTAAAAATGACTCCGATGCACACAATTGGTGCGCAACAGCCCAGCTGACGGCCTTCAATTAGATACAAGGGAGCGCGCTTTAAAGCACAAGCGCTCACCATGCTACACTATGATAGACGGTTCAAGTTATCTTCAAGTTCGACTCATCAGAAGCCAAGTTTGGCCACGCCGCATGTGTGACATCTACGGGAATACAACGAAATCTGGACGCTATTTCAATTTTGGTTGGCGTGAGAAATTAGACCCAATTCCTTAGATCATGTAGATGAAAACACCAtatatctctgtctctatatATAATTAGTTTGAGAGAAAGAAATACCAATATTAAGGAGATTGCTTGTGTCCCAATTTTTAAGCACTGTACACTGTAAACTTCCAACTCTCCCCTTACCCTGCCTGTCTGTATAGGGATAGCTGTGTTCCAGAAGATGTATGGCTGCCAGTGGGATGATGAGACCAATGCCACTGACAGTTTTGAAGCATTTGGATACAATGGAGAAGATTTCATGTCACTTGACCCAAAGAATATGACATGGATTGCATCAATTCAACAGGCAGAAAATACTGCATACAGGTGGAACCGTATGGAGAAATCCCTGCCACACAGGAAGGCCTATTTTCAAAAGGACTGTGCTGATTGGTTGAAGAAGTATGTCAGCTTCGTAAGCAAACAGATGTCTATGAAAGGTACAACAGTATACTCTGGATTTGATAGCAGATTTCCCACAAAATTTCAGACTAATCAGTAAAATATGCTTTTCCTCTTCTGCATTCTCCAGTTCCTCCAGAGGTGTTTCTCGGGCTCTCTCATCCTTGGACATATCGACAGCACATTTGTGTACTGTGCCATGCTACAGGCTTCTACCCAAAGGAAGTGAACATCACCtggaagagagatggagtggaGTTGCAGGATGGTGTGAATATGGGAGAGACACTGCCCAATGGGGATGGAACCTTCCAGAAGAGAGCAACTATGACGGTGTCACCTGAAGAGAGGTGGAAACACCAGTACAGTTGTGAGGTGACTCACAAGAGTGGAAAACCAATTGTTCTGGATCATGAGGAAGGTGAGGATGGTGACTGGTATTCAAGTGATATcagtaaatgtaaataaataaaaatgtgcatGTGATAGGTGCAGTCAGACCAGACTtagcttaaaggggctccaggtagaattaaaagtttaattaaacaCTGTCCCGAGTCCGTCGATGGTATCTGAATCATTACGAAGTGAACGATGATTCTTGCGATCTCTTCCACTGTCCCctgtcagaaaaccctgaatgcaactttttgacagagcagtccgaaggagtgtcgtgggaaactcttttcatacgaaaaatcgctttacataccgtattcagatttgtatcaactgttggcattccgtgatgaaaaacattctcacagcgagttcatTAGAACAGAgaatagattttgagacaggcgtgccacgggcaccacgcaaactacgtcatcctaccttgtgcctctTTAAGAGAGCTTTGTTGGTGCAATTGCCAAGCTAGTGATCCATTACAAAGTACTATAAATATATGCATTACCGCATCACATTTGGTGCTTAATGATCTTGAAAGCAGTGCGTGAGTGGTAAAGGTTCCCACTACAAATTTGAAATACCGCTATTTAACTTCTCAACTGTTAAATCATTAAGGGGGTTGTCATAAATTCACAGAAATGtaaatcttttttatttttttaaaataaaaactttTCAAATATTTAGTAGAAATACATTATTGTCAtcagcaaatgtttagtaagtgttgTACTATTGCCAAAGGCGAAAAAGGCAGCCCCCTTTTTTCCGCTGTCCTCCAGGACTATAAAATGCGTCCCGCACCTGCGCAGATCCTCTTTTCATCCTTCACTTTCACGAGTCATCACAgttaccagagaatcgtatatgagagagatatacagtgaggagaataagtatttgatcccttgctgattttgttggtttgcccactaatacaGACATGATCATtcaataatattaatgataaaatgtattctaatatggagagacaaaatatcaaaaagaaaatcccgaAAATAACTTtggagaatatattttaattaatttgtattccattaaggaaaataagtatttgacccctctagtcaaagtagacaaaatacttggtggcaaagcccttgttttctcgtacagaggtcagatgtttctttcagttaaggacaatgtttgtggatatattagaaaggatttttgtccatttttctttgcagatcatctctcaATCAttgaagttgtatgactgtagcttggcaaatgagaacttctgttcccttcacaggattattatagggttaatgtttggaaactgtctaggccacttcatgaccataatgtgcttctgcttgagctactcctccgttgcttgggctgtatgttatggattattatcatattgggaggccaatccatgacccaccttcagtctagtggtggtgggaaagaggttggcattcagcattgtacgtttacatgtctccctccatccatttcttgacgatgtgaagttgtcctgtgtcttggccagacaaacaacctcaaaacataatgttaccactttcatgtaagATGTTGTAGAAGGTGTTGTtattgggatcataggcagcatttttcttcctccaaacacatcgagttgtgtaaaagggacagtttggtcaatttcaacatgcagttgtaatgctcacactaccctggacttgtcagtgcctgagatttttttttcttcttcttcagccgtttccgagatcctagtcattgtaatgggggcagctctttgtttacatttcaaaaaaacatttttatttattcccaaaaacatctaaaaggttataaaacatcagcagacaactagcaaacagcagtaccttttgggaaaatatttgaatttggcctatgtttcattttttaaaaatgtaaacaaacgctgcccccattagaattgctcatatctcggaaagggctgagccaaaaaatgtggcatcaccaggtactgacaagtcaagggtagcgtgagcaatacaactgcatgttgaaattgaccaaactgtccctttaatgccaaacagtttgattttggtgtcctttgattccagcacctcccaatcatatcctaatccagtttgatgttcattggcaaacctcaggtgagcctgaacaggttccttctgaagcaggggtaccatacatacactgcaagattttaatccgctgtggtattaagtgtttccaatagttttcttagtgattgaggtcccagctgccttgagatcatttcctagctcctcccatacagtttaaggtgctttatctctttctttctggttattaaattcccacaaggtcaaatcttgtatggaaccacagacaggcctaagattcatgattgatgatcattttttaatgtcctaaaattgggaagaaatgcaccaacaattTGCttcttaatatccaggagcccatttcagccttgttgagttctaaaatcttgtccctgacatcctttgacagctttttggtctgtcccatgttggcgagattagtttgattgattgactgattctatggactgattctgcagattcaatgtgtcttttgtgcaggttactattaacaggtgtgttcaattcagataacaagttgattggaagtgccatttgatctgcgggatcagaactcttaatggttggcaggggatcaaatacttatttccctcaatgaaatataaatcaattaatatatattctttagagttaatttctggattttctttttgatattcattCTCTCcttattagaatacatattatcattaacatttaagactgatcatgtctttattagtgggcaaaccaacaaaatcagcaagggatcaaatacttattctcctcactgtgtgTCAGGCTCGTTATTTTCCAGTGTCCACTTTAtgtagggtgaacgcccctttaggagatctttggttaggagaccttcggagtcctaaggttgagaataaatgaagtccccgtagcgctgtagatggcggtagcgcacgtcttgtgcaaacacctcaaaaagagaagaataaGGAGGAGACAacggccccttaggagacccaacttgagcatgaatgtttcgattcctctttattaaaattcCAACCCCTTTGGACTTACTTTACCTCCCGTAATTCAGTTTAACTGTCCGACTAGAACCTTGCCTGTGGCAGGTTAAGGGCGCTGAATTGCCAAAGTAAACTTCGGCATTCAACTCCCGGACTATCGTCGAAAGCAGCGAAGAAGGG from the Engraulis encrasicolus isolate BLACKSEA-1 chromosome 14, IST_EnEncr_1.0, whole genome shotgun sequence genome contains:
- the LOC134463492 gene encoding major histocompatibility complex class I-related gene protein-like, which translates into the protein MLAVVFLLTFVSLSSAATHSLQYLYSASSGIPGLPEYISVGEVDGVVISYYDSNIKREVSRQSWMAENLDEEYWISETELDKYHEVIFKENINILRKRFNQDNGIAVFQKMYGCQWDDETNATDSFEAFGYNGEDFMSLDPKNMTWIASIQQAENTAYRWNRMEKSLPHRKAYFQKDCADWLKKYVSFVSKQMSMKVPPEVFLGLSHPWTYRQHICVLCHATGFYPKEVNITWKRDGVELQDGVNMGETLPNGDGTFQKRATMTVSPEERWKHQYSCEVTHKSGKPIVLDHEEDHLSIIEVV